A portion of the Arthrobacter woluwensis genome contains these proteins:
- a CDS encoding phosphotransferase: MSVMMHENQLVLSEEDAAFLIAQRFPEYRGHVIRRLDTSGTVNAIFRVGEEAAARFPLLAHDVNGPDPTPAHEASAMEEFLQASPFPGPRPLGIAEPSVTCPSGWSLQSWLPGVTPSPHSHESSDGFAEDLADLITALRLHSTGGRTFAGTGRGGVLQEHDGWVEECLRQSHGLLDVGPLRKLWEHFRTLSPAGADVMNHGDLIPANILVDGERLSGVLDTGGFGPADPALDLVAAWHLLDERRRRRLRERLGVGDEEWERGAGWAFEQAIGLVWYYRESNPSMAELGRSTLGRLVGW; the protein is encoded by the coding sequence ATGTCCGTGATGATGCATGAGAACCAGCTCGTCCTCAGCGAGGAGGACGCCGCGTTCCTCATCGCCCAGCGGTTTCCGGAGTATCGCGGTCACGTCATTCGCCGGCTCGACACCTCCGGGACGGTCAACGCGATCTTCCGCGTCGGAGAGGAGGCGGCAGCCCGCTTCCCGCTGCTGGCTCATGATGTGAACGGCCCTGACCCGACGCCGGCGCATGAGGCGAGTGCCATGGAGGAGTTCCTCCAGGCGTCGCCCTTCCCCGGTCCACGCCCTCTCGGCATCGCGGAACCGTCGGTGACCTGCCCCAGCGGGTGGAGCCTGCAGAGCTGGCTCCCGGGCGTCACCCCCTCGCCGCACAGCCATGAGAGCTCGGACGGCTTCGCCGAAGACCTCGCGGATCTCATCACCGCGCTGAGACTCCACTCCACCGGCGGGAGAACCTTCGCCGGGACGGGACGAGGCGGTGTCCTGCAAGAACACGACGGATGGGTCGAAGAATGCCTCCGGCAGAGCCACGGATTGCTGGACGTCGGGCCGCTCAGGAAGCTATGGGAGCACTTCCGTACCCTGTCGCCGGCCGGCGCCGACGTGATGAACCACGGGGACCTGATTCCGGCGAATATTCTGGTCGACGGCGAACGCCTGAGCGGAGTCCTCGACACCGGCGGATTCGGCCCGGCCGATCCCGCACTCGACCTGGTCGCTGCCTGGCACCTGCTGGATGAACGACGACGCCGGCGCTTACGTGAGCGGCTCGGCGTCGGCGACGAGGAGTGGGAGCGAGGAGCGGGCTGGGCTTTCGAGCAGGCGATCGGCCTCGTCTGGTACTACCGGGAGTCGAATCCGTCGATGGCCGAGCTCGGTCGGTCCACGTTGGGGCGGCTTGTGGGGTGGTAG
- a CDS encoding class I SAM-dependent methyltransferase: MSFQSADVRRLPSRTARGGVLAWFSLIHLDPVDVRAVLAEVHRVLAPGGRILIGFFAVKVTNRCPLRIRWRRRGRGR; this comes from the coding sequence CTGTCCTTCCAGTCGGCCGATGTCCGCAGGCTCCCGTCGAGGACGGCTCGTGGCGGGGTGCTGGCATGGTTCTCGCTCATTCATCTCGATCCTGTGGACGTGCGCGCTGTCCTCGCCGAGGTGCATCGTGTGCTCGCTCCCGGAGGAAGAATCCTGATCGGCTTCTTCGCGGTGAAGGTGACGAACCGCTGCCCTTTGCGCATCAGGTGGCGCCGGCGTGGTCGTGGCCGGTGA